A section of the Ogataea parapolymorpha DL-1 chromosome II, whole genome shotgun sequence genome encodes:
- a CDS encoding Glyceraldehyde-3-phosphate dehydrogenase, which translates to MTANVGINGFGRIGRLVLRIALSRDDINVIAINDPFIAPDYAAYMFKYDSTHGKFKGTVTHEGKYLVINGKKIEVFQERDPANIPWGKEGVDYVLDSTGVFTTIEGAQKHIDAGAKKVIITAPSKDAPMFVVGVNHEEYTPDIKILSNASCTTNCLAPLAKVINDTYGIEEGLMTTIHSITATQKTVDGPSHKDWRGGRTASGNIIPSSTGAAKAVGKVLPALAGKLTGMSMRVPTTDVSVVDLTVNLKKPTTYEDICATMKKAAEGPLAGILGYTDEAVVSSDFLTDSRSSVFDAKAGILLTPTFVKLVSWYDNEYGYSTRVVDLLQHVAKVSA; encoded by the coding sequence ATGACCGCAAACGTTGGAATTAATGGATTTGGAAGAATTGGTAGACTGGTGTTGAGAATTGCCTTGAGCAGAGACGACATCAACGTCATTGCTATCAATGATCCATTCATTGCTCCTGATTACGCCGCTTACATGTTCAAGTACGACTCTACCCACGGAAAGTTCAAGGGAACTGTCACCCACGAGGGCAAGTACTTGGTCATTAACGGCAAGAAGATTGAGGTCTTCCAAGAGAGAGACCCAGCAAACATCCCATGGGGTAAGGAGGGCGTCGACTACGTTCTTGACTCCACTGGAGTTTTCACCACCATCGAGGGTGCTCAAAAGCACATTGATGCTGGTGCCAAGAAGGTCATCATCACTGCTCCATCTAAGGACGCTCCAATGTTCGTCGTCGGTGTGAACCACGAGGAGTACACTCCAGACATCAAGATTCTGTCTAACGCTTCTTGTACCACCAACTGTCTGGCTCCATTGGCCAAGGTTATCAACGACACCTACGGAATTGAGGAAGGTTTGATGACCACCATTCACTCCATCACCGCTACTCAAAAGACTGTCGACGGTCCATCCCACAAGGACTGGAGAGGTGGTAGAACTGCTTCTGGTAACATCATCCCATCCTCCACCGGTGCTGCCAAGGCTGTCGGAAAGGTCCTTCCAGCATTGGCCGGTAAGCTCACTGGTATGTCCATGAGAGTCCCAACCACTGATGTTTCTGTTGTTGACTTGACCGTCAACCTTAAGAAGCCAACCACCTACGAGGACATTTGTGCCACCATGAAGAAGGCTGCTGAGGGCCCATTGGCTGGAATTCTTGGATACACCGACGAGGCTGTTGTTTCGTCTGACTTCTTGACCGACAGCAGATCCTCTGTCTTTGACGCCAAGGCCGGTATCTTGTTGACCCCAACCTTCGTCAAGCTCGTTTCCTGGTACGACAATGAGTACGGTTACTCTACCAGAGTTGTTGACTTGCTTCAGCACGTTGCTAAGGTTTCCGCCTAA